One Oryza sativa Japonica Group chromosome 8, ASM3414082v1 DNA window includes the following coding sequences:
- the LOC4345817 gene encoding probable BRI1 kinase inhibitor 1: protein MSSPVRRVGSDLSSGIYSAAASHGHQQQTTSDNGHGSANDDDDDDDVAKAKQRLSSLLFSGVGTWRRSVDGSGGDSKRQVKGNSSRGGGGGLDIAQLVKKYASMVERLFFASSLSNNRRRGGGDQSGRRTELRRRRHSFIISGLRRGAAAAAAAPSKRHEGSWLFSAPASLRGSPVASGHLSVKVSTSSEESTMEELHSAVQAAIAHCKNSIAAAAPSSRPAAAAAATTPTGVNADAVVACTSSRAS, encoded by the coding sequence ATGTCCAGTCCAGTCCGCCGCGTCGGCAGCGACCTCAGCAGCGGCATCTACTCAGCAGCTGCAAGCCACGGCCACCAGCAGCAAACCACGAGTGACAACGGCCACGGGTCagccaacgacgacgacgacgacgacgacgttgcCAAGGCGAAGCAGAGGCTCTCGTCGCTTCTCTTCTCCGGCGTCGGCACGTGGCGGAGAAGCgtggacggcagcggcggcgacagcaagcGGCAGGTGAAGGGGAACAgcagccgaggaggaggaggtgggctgGACATTGCGCAGCTGGTGAAGAAGTACGCGTCCATGGTGGAGCGTCTCTTCTTCGCGTCGTCCTTGTCCAATAatcgccgccgtggcggcggggatcagagcgggaggaggacggagctgcggcggaggcggcactCGTTCATCATCTCCGGCCTtcgtcgcggcgccgccgccgccgctgccgccccgtcGAAGCGTCACGAGGGGAGCTGGCTGTTCTCGGCGCCCGCGTCGCTGCGCGGGTCGCCGGTGGCCAGCGGGCACCTGTCGGTGAAGGTGTCGACGTCGTCGGAGGAGAGCACGATGGAGGAGCTGCACAGCGCCGTCCAGGCCGCCATCGCGCACTGCAAGaactccatcgccgccgccgcgccaagcagcaggccggcggcggcggcggcggcgaccacgccgACCGGTGTAAATGCTGACGCGGTGGTGGCGTGTACGTCTTCTCGTGCGTCGTAA
- the LOC4345818 gene encoding uncharacterized protein, with protein sequence MPLSSNISTQKTHYEVLSVNEGATYDEVRAGYRAAILNAHPDKSQAKLDSLVSSVEHGEFFSVQKAWEVLRDPKSRTEYDKQLQTSRQNSANIAYEIEIEEMTVESTGDAMELMYPCRCGDHFSILSSDLAEMGILVDDDGEIYFQSSDCVSASVVLSCGSCSLKTRLVINRTS encoded by the coding sequence ATGCCCTTAAGCAGCAATATTTCTACTCAGAAAACCCACTATGAAGTTCTTTCTGTGAATGAAGGTGCTACATATGATGAGGTCCGAGCTGGATACAGGGCTGCTATCCTAAACGCGCATCCTGACAAGTCTCAGGCAAAACTGGATTCACTTGTGTCATCTGTTGAGCATGGGGAATTCTTCAGCGTGCAGAAAGCTTGGGAGGTCCTACGTGATCCCAAATCCAGAACAGAGTATGACAAGCAGCTGCAAACATCAAGGCAGAACTCTGCAAACATTGCTTATGAAATCGAGATCGAGGAAATGACTGTTGAAAGCACTGGTGATGCTATGGAGTTGATGTATCCATGTAGATGTGGAGATCATTTTTCGATCTTGTCATCTGACCTTGCGGAGATGGGCATTCTGGTCGACGATGATGGGGAAATATATTTTCAGTCATCTGACTGTGTATCAGCTTCTGTTGTTTTGAGCTGTGGTTCTTGTTCACTTAAAACACGGCTGGTTATAAATAGAACTTCTTGA